The Burkholderia mayonis DNA window ATCGGGTAGTCGATGATGAAGGTCGGCTCCCACAGCTGCGGTTCTGCGGTTTCCTCGAAGAGCGCGAGCTGCAGCGCGCCGATGCCTGCGTTCAGGAACGCCGGCTGCGTGACGTCGACACCGAGGCGCTTCAGTTCGCTGCGCAAGTAAGCGTCGTCCGACAACTGGCCGTGCGTGTAGTTCGGCGCGAACTTCTGGATCGCCTGCGTGATCGTGAGCCGATGGAACGGCTTCGCGAGATCGAGCTCGCGGCCCTGGTACTGGATCGTCGCGGTGCCGAGCGCGTCGACGGCCGCCTGACGGATCAACTGCTCGGTGAAGTCCATCAGCCAGCGGTAGTCGGTATACGCGGCGTAGAACTCCATCATCGTGAATTCCGGGTTGTGGCGCGGCGACACGCCCTCGTTGCGGAAATTCCGGTTGATCTCGAACACGCGCTCGAAGCCGCCGACGATGAGGCGCTTCAGGTACAGCTCGGGCGCGATGCGCAGGAACATCTGCATGTCGAGCGCGTTGTGATGCGTGACGAACGGCTTCGCCGCCGCACCGCCCGGGATCGGGTGCAGCATCGGCGTCTCGACTTCCATGAAGTCGGCGTCGCCCATGAACTTGCGGATCGACGCGATCGCCTTCGTGCGCGCGCGGAACGTCGAGCGCGTCTCCGGCGTGACGATCAGGTCGACGTAGCGCTGGCGATAGCGCGTCTCCTGATCCGCGAGGCCGTGGAATTTGTCGGGCAGCGGGCGCAGCGCCTTCGACAGCAGCCGCAGCGCCGTGCACTTCACCGACAGCTCGCCCTTGTTCGTGCGGAACAGCACGCCGCGCGCGGC harbors:
- the lysS gene encoding lysine--tRNA ligase, with protein sequence MTEPTQPQAAVAADENQIVAERRDKLRALRDQGIAYPNDFQPTRHAADLQNEYADADKEALEAKHLEVAIAGRMMLKRVMGKASFATVQDGSGQIQFFVTPADVGAETYDAFKKWDLGDIIAARGVLFRTNKGELSVKCTALRLLSKALRPLPDKFHGLADQETRYRQRYVDLIVTPETRSTFRARTKAIASIRKFMGDADFMEVETPMLHPIPGGAAAKPFVTHHNALDMQMFLRIAPELYLKRLIVGGFERVFEINRNFRNEGVSPRHNPEFTMMEFYAAYTDYRWLMDFTEQLIRQAAVDALGTATIQYQGRELDLAKPFHRLTITQAIQKFAPNYTHGQLSDDAYLRSELKRLGVDVTQPAFLNAGIGALQLALFEETAEPQLWEPTFIIDYPIEVSPLARESDTVPGITERFELFITGREIANGFSELNDPEDQAARFKKQVEQKDAGDEEAMFFDADYIRALEYGMPPTGGCGIGIDRLVMLLTDSPTIRDVLLFPHLRRED